A window of Solanum stenotomum isolate F172 chromosome 9, ASM1918654v1, whole genome shotgun sequence genomic DNA:
TATAAGTATGGTCAATTTGGGCCATATTCTTGGCGTGGAGTTGTTTTAGGGGAGCCTATTCGAGGGCGATTCTCGGACCCATGTGTATCGATGATTGGTGAGGTTAGGGACCAAGAAGAGTGGGAGAAGATTGAGCAACATGAAATGGCTCAGGAATTTCAGAATAGATTGGATGCAATGGATAAAAATGTTGGCTTTCGATACTTTTGGGTATTTGTTAGGCATCCTAAGTGGAGGATATCGGATTTCCCTTGGCAACAATGGACTTTGGTGTCCGAGGTCGTTGTTGAAGCTGGGAATCAGAGGTTGGATAAATGGAATTTGATGGGGCGGCTCGGGAATAAAGCAAGGTCATTGATCACACAATGTGCAGCATGGATGAGAcctgatattgtatatgtacaGAGGCCTGTATATCAGTGTAGGTTTGAGCCTCAAGATGACTTTTTTAAGGCGTTAACGCCTTTGCTTGATCCAGAAACTGAACAGGATTGTTTGTTTGAGTTGGAGGATGATAACGGAAGGGTGGAATTCTGTACTTATTTTGGTGGGTTGTGTAAGATTGTGAGAGTGAATCCCAAGGCATTTGTGGATGATGTAGTAAAGGCTTATGAGAAATTGAGTGATGAGAAGAAGTCCAAGTGTTTGGGGTTCTTGTTAGACAATCATCCTGTGCCTTTGTTGCATCCTTATACAAAGGAGTGGAAGGTGAAGTTGGAGGAAATGGAGATGGGTTGTGATGCACCGGATGATGATGATTATGGCAGAAATAACAAGGGAGAGACCGAGATAGTGGACTGGATTGAGGATGAGGATGGTGACGATGACGATGACAATGAAGATGAGTACGATGTGGATTTGGATGCAAGTGGAGATGAAGATGATGAGCTGGGTATCAAGGAGGATGACGATTCAAGCCAGGAAGAGGACACAAGATTCTGGGAAGATGAATTTAAGAAGGCATTGGGTAGCAACGAAGCAATGGAAAAGTTTGCAAAGAAATATATGGAGACATCGACTAAGTTTTATGACAAGCATATAAATGCAATGGAAGACAAGGAAAAACAAGCAAAGGAAGATGGTGGAGATGAATTGGCAATGAGAGGTGTTAGAGCCAAAATAAGCCCAAAGGAGTGGGAGAGTCATGGATTTGGTCCTTGGAGAAGAAAACTTAAGAAAGGTAAAATGCCTCCTGAATTGTTCATGAGAGCTGCAGTCAGGCCATTCACTTACAAGAATCTGGTAAAGGAAATTGTTTTAACCAGACATGCTATACTAGAAGGCGAGATCGGTAAGAAGAAATGAAATAGTTACCAGCTGTTGCAATTGGGTAGGACTAGATACAAAGATTCATTGTGCTACACTGCTAGTAAAGCTGCAGAAACAATGTATTATCATAAGAGCTAagttattttcttgtataatttCACTTGAGGGAAAAAGCAGACTCTGCAATCTCACCAAGAACATAGTGCTATgttttgataccaagttttgaTCGGAATATTGATCTTAATCATGTGTCATCATAGAACAAACTCTACAAATTGTAACAGTAAGTCTGCAAATTCACAACTGAAAACTGACCAACAATTTCCAGTCAATGCATCACTTCATAATTTTGAAGAATAAATGGTTTCATGCAAATTTTGATCCGTCTCCAAAGCAAAAAGGACTGAGTTATGGATTTGCAGAAATCTCAGCAAAAGGATGAAAAAGGCGATAAAATGGaagataaatttaaataagaatcCAAGGTAGATAACGAAAGAACTATTTACACAAATGTCAACCCCT
This region includes:
- the LOC125876890 gene encoding uncharacterized protein LOC125876890 encodes the protein MQNQNLSVAKTLNPTFTTLQSPSLAQFFNPLRRTLPSIPSTYRTPKPLYIQAQNRELAISRRNDSHRRDIRSFAGRSKGKSGGTSPGRIEGSGEFRRQAKRNARRKSKKLAESLFYRLKNPHGNYPDNFSEEELQMIGLGYDRMVRFMERDDPNLKHPYDWYKYGQFGPYSWRGVVLGEPIRGRFSDPCVSMIGEVRDQEEWEKIEQHEMAQEFQNRLDAMDKNVGFRYFWVFVRHPKWRISDFPWQQWTLVSEVVVEAGNQRLDKWNLMGRLGNKARSLITQCAAWMRPDIVYVQRPVYQCRFEPQDDFFKALTPLLDPETEQDCLFELEDDNGRVEFCTYFGGLCKIVRVNPKAFVDDVVKAYEKLSDEKKSKCLGFLLDNHPVPLLHPYTKEWKVKLEEMEMGCDAPDDDDYGRNNKGETEIVDWIEDEDGDDDDDNEDEYDVDLDASGDEDDELGIKEDDDSSQEEDTRFWEDEFKKALGSNEAMEKFAKKYMETSTKFYDKHINAMEDKEKQAKEDGGDELAMRGVRAKISPKEWESHGFGPWRRKLKKGKMPPELFMRAAVRPFTYKNLVKEIVLTRHAILEGEIGKKK